Proteins encoded by one window of Halorussus salinus:
- a CDS encoding winged helix-turn-helix domain-containing protein, which translates to MVRDPLGDGDTPELQPVLDALDDPDCRRIVRQLDEPMTASEISSRCDIPTSTTYRKLERLTDASILSEATAIRTDGHHTSEYTLAFEEVSVFLDDERQFEVSITRPTHSAEEQLAGLWAEVRKET; encoded by the coding sequence ATGGTCCGCGACCCCCTCGGAGACGGCGACACTCCGGAACTCCAGCCGGTCCTCGACGCGCTGGACGACCCGGACTGCCGTCGAATCGTCCGCCAACTCGACGAACCTATGACTGCCAGCGAAATCTCGTCTCGGTGCGACATCCCGACCTCGACCACGTATCGGAAGCTCGAACGACTCACCGACGCCTCGATACTCTCGGAGGCGACCGCCATCCGAACCGACGGCCACCACACCTCCGAGTACACCTTGGCCTTCGAGGAGGTCTCGGTGTTCTTGGACGACGAGCGCCAGTTCGAGGTGTCCATCACTCGCCCGACCCACTCGGCGGAAGAACAGCTCGCGGGCCTCTGGGCCGAGGTCCGCAAGGAGACCTGA
- a CDS encoding response regulator transcription factor yields MPDRTMPETPTVLIVDDNRPLADGFAKALHDEYETLTAYTASEARESLHEEVDVVLLDRRLPDTPGDQLLDEIRASDYDCRVAMVSAEEPTGSHDLDCDRYLTKPLSGVEAVQRAVADLLDGNVSR; encoded by the coding sequence ATGCCCGACCGCACTATGCCCGAGACGCCGACCGTGTTGATAGTAGACGACAATCGCCCGCTCGCCGACGGGTTCGCGAAAGCGCTCCACGACGAGTACGAGACCCTGACGGCGTACACCGCCAGCGAAGCCCGCGAATCGCTCCACGAGGAGGTAGACGTAGTCCTGCTCGACCGCCGCCTGCCGGACACGCCCGGCGACCAACTCCTCGACGAGATTCGCGCGAGCGACTACGACTGCCGCGTGGCGATGGTGTCGGCCGAGGAGCCGACGGGGAGTCACGACCTCGACTGCGACCGCTATCTGACGAAACCGCTCTCGGGGGTCGAAGCGGTCCAACGGGCCGTCGCCGACCTGCTGGACGGCAACGTCTCGCGCTGA
- a CDS encoding potassium channel family protein codes for MRFVIVGSGRVGLRTARILQEEGHEVTLVESDAEKADRARDEGFMVVEGDGASEEILEQTDLATADAVAGLTGDLNVNFAACMIGKHYGCRTVLRIDEDYREDIYHKFADDVDEVVYPERLGAAGAKTALLGGNFNVIADLTEELQLTTVVVPDDSPVVGQQVSAVEVPENARIYAHGHGRERMTIPLPNATIEGGDRLAVIADRTAVSEVRERLQGEAAGAAD; via the coding sequence ATGCGATTTGTTATCGTTGGTTCAGGACGGGTCGGACTCCGGACCGCCCGCATCCTTCAGGAGGAGGGCCACGAGGTGACGCTCGTGGAGAGCGACGCAGAGAAGGCCGACCGCGCCCGCGACGAGGGCTTCATGGTCGTGGAAGGAGACGGAGCCAGCGAGGAGATTCTCGAACAGACCGACCTCGCGACCGCCGACGCGGTGGCCGGACTGACCGGCGACCTCAACGTCAACTTCGCGGCGTGCATGATCGGCAAGCACTACGGCTGTCGGACGGTCCTGCGAATCGACGAGGACTACCGCGAGGATATCTACCACAAGTTCGCCGACGACGTGGACGAAGTAGTCTACCCCGAGCGTCTGGGCGCGGCCGGAGCCAAGACCGCGCTGTTGGGCGGCAACTTCAACGTCATCGCCGACCTGACCGAGGAGCTACAGCTGACCACCGTGGTCGTGCCCGACGACTCGCCGGTCGTCGGCCAGCAGGTCAGCGCGGTCGAAGTCCCGGAGAACGCGCGCATCTACGCCCACGGTCACGGCCGCGAGCGCATGACGATTCCGCTCCCGAACGCGACCATCGAGGGCGGCGACCGCCTCGCCGTCATCGCCGACCGGACCGCGGTCTCTGAGGTCCGCGAGCGGTTGCAGGGCGAGGCCGCCGGGGCGGCCGACTGA